One genomic window of Manihot esculenta cultivar AM560-2 chromosome 16, M.esculenta_v8, whole genome shotgun sequence includes the following:
- the LOC110603020 gene encoding uncharacterized protein LOC110603020 translates to MAVIPIDPDSQFLASSPEAESQLSSLLSDLSQQVQTAMGNMLKMIVEIDQNSTGIMEDIGKCKDSALERKKILGEEKERFQKAAYTVLDMLNNRC, encoded by the exons ATGGCGGTTATACCAATCGATCCTGACTCTCAGTTTCTTGCCTCTTCTCCAGAGGCAGAGTCTCAGCTTTCGTCTCTCCTCTCTG ATTTGTCACAGCAGGTCCAGACGGCAATGGGGAACATGCTTAAGATGATAGT GGAAATTGATCAAAACTCTACTGGAATAATGGAGGACATAGGAAAATGCAAAGATTCGGCCCTTGAAAGGAAGAAAATCTTGGGCGAAGAGAAGGAAAGGTTTCAGAAAGCTGCTTATACTGTGTTGGATATGCTCAACAACAGATGCTAA